In Gloeocapsa sp. PCC 73106, the genomic window AACAGTACCTTTTCTAAATTTTGAGTAGCTGCGAGTGGAGTAGCTAGATAGACTGAGTTTAATACTATAGCGGCTAATAGGAATTTAAAGGCGCAGGTGACAGCAGAATAAGGCATGATTTAAACTTCTGGTATTTAATTATCAATAATAAGATACAAATCTCATGATTAAAGCAAACATCAAAGCTGACCTAAATACATTTGCCACCTTAAGCCGCATTAACCATGAATTGAGATTAGAGCGCACTGCAGAAGGTGAGTTGATAGCGATGAGTCCTACAAACTGGCAAACAGGAGAGCGCAACGGGGAAATTTTTGGGCAGATTTGGCTATGGAATCGGCAGAAAAAAGCGGGTAAAGTATTCGATTCCTCTACAGGGTTCCTGTTACCTAATGGTGCAATTAGATCTCCTGATGTAACTTGGATATCCATTAATCATCAAAGTGCACTCAATCCTGAGGTGGCTTTTACCCTAATAGTTCCTGATTTTGTGGTAGAACTAGTTTCAAAAAGCGATAACTTTGCCGAACTATCACAGAAGATGAAAGAATATCAAAAGCAGGGAGTGCGACTAGGTTGGCTGATTGACCCTCAAACGCAAACGGTGGGGATTTATCGCGCCAATAAACAAGATTATTTACTAAATAAACCATTGACCCTCAGTGGTGAAGATGTTCTGGTTGGTTTCGTATT contains:
- a CDS encoding Uma2 family endonuclease — encoded protein: MIKANIKADLNTFATLSRINHELRLERTAEGELIAMSPTNWQTGERNGEIFGQIWLWNRQKKAGKVFDSSTGFLLPNGAIRSPDVTWISINHQSALNPEVAFTLIVPDFVVELVSKSDNFAELSQKMKEYQKQGVRLGWLIDPQTQTVGIYRANKQDYLLNKPLTLSGEDVLVGFVLDLSEIWE